ATTTGGATggctctatttatttattttgataacattgccatcctttctttttcttcatcattttcagAAGAATAAAGAGGGAAAAGGCTCAAATCTTACCATAATTATCAGAGATAAACACTGAATCAAGGACTGCAGCAGTAGCTGCCACGCCACTTGATCTCGAGTCTGATCTAGCATAAATCACAGCCAAGCGGACACGAGCATAGCATCTCCATTAATAAGcatcatcatgatcatcattgGTAGCAATAGTACCAGAGGGTTCATAGGGCAAGGGTTCAAATCCCTCATAGAGAAGAGGCTCGGATTCGCCATTGATCCAGTATACCACAAGACCCCTCCTCTTCTCCCGCACCACACCCACCCTCTAGAAGAACGGGAGCAGCGGTTGCCTGCTGAAGAGCAGGCCATCCGAGCCGCTACACCATTGCTACagaaagagaagagaggagCAGAAAAGAAGAGGAATCAATCAACGATTGAGATATCACACACCTTCACACGCTGTGATCGCATTCGAAGGTGATTAGGGCATCGTCATTGCCTCCAAATCGACataaaagaaagagaagcaaaAGCAGCAAcaacacaagcaacaatgaTGCAAGTGAGAATGGGAATgcgaagagagagagaatagcGTAGCGCCATGAGATGAGGAGGAATCGCAAAGCctgaagagaagagagaagagagagcagtgaaggagaagaaggtggcaTAGCATTCG
This portion of the Dioscorea cayenensis subsp. rotundata cultivar TDr96_F1 chromosome 3, TDr96_F1_v2_PseudoChromosome.rev07_lg8_w22 25.fasta, whole genome shotgun sequence genome encodes:
- the LOC120251498 gene encoding uncharacterized protein LOC120251498 is translated as MWDLNQPGYICKEQNEDLPKFAITAMANPEDLWVSTGFAHVSTHKRTFSNGVAARMACSSAGNRCSRSSRGWVWCGRRGGVLWYTGSMANPSLFSMRDLNPCPMNPLVLLLPMMIMMMLINGDAMLVSAWL